A region of Thermococcus sp. DNA encodes the following proteins:
- the rplM gene encoding 50S ribosomal protein L13, whose translation MRIINAEGLILGRLASKVAKMLLEGEEIVIVNADKAIITGNRKDVFAKYKRKTGLRTRTNPRKGPFYPKRSDEIVRRTVRGMLPWKTDRGRKAFKRLKVYVGVPKEFEGKELETIIEAHMSRLATPKYVTVGEVAKFLGGKF comes from the coding sequence ATGAGGATAATTAACGCTGAAGGACTCATACTCGGAAGGCTCGCCTCAAAGGTTGCCAAGATGCTCCTCGAGGGCGAGGAAATTGTCATAGTTAACGCCGACAAGGCCATCATCACCGGTAACAGGAAGGATGTCTTTGCCAAGTACAAACGGAAAACCGGACTGAGGACCAGGACCAACCCGAGGAAGGGTCCGTTCTACCCGAAGAGGAGCGACGAGATAGTCAGGAGAACCGTCAGGGGCATGCTCCCCTGGAAGACCGACCGCGGAAGGAAGGCTTTCAAGAGGCTCAAGGTCTATGTCGGCGTTCCGAAGGAGTTCGAGGGAAAAGAGCTTGAGACCATAATCGAGGCCCACATGTCGAGGCTCGCAACTCCGAAGTACGTTACCGTTGGCGAGGTTGCCAAGTTCCTCGGTGGAAAGTTCTGA
- a CDS encoding 30S ribosomal protein S9 translates to MKVIQTAGKRKTAIARATIREGKGRVRINHKPVEIIEPEIARFTIMEPLVIAGEEVVSKVDIDVKVEGGGFMGQAEAARVAIARALVEWTNDMNLKEKFMKYDRTMLVGDSRRTEPHKPNRSTKGPRAKRQKSYR, encoded by the coding sequence ATGAAGGTCATCCAGACTGCTGGTAAGAGGAAGACGGCCATCGCGAGGGCCACCATCCGGGAAGGAAAGGGTCGCGTCAGGATCAACCACAAGCCAGTTGAGATCATCGAGCCGGAAATCGCGCGCTTCACCATCATGGAGCCCCTCGTAATTGCCGGTGAGGAGGTAGTGAGCAAGGTTGACATTGACGTCAAGGTCGAGGGAGGGGGTTTCATGGGACAGGCCGAGGCTGCACGCGTCGCCATAGCTAGGGCCCTCGTGGAGTGGACCAACGACATGAACCTCAAGGAAAAGTTTATGAAGTACGACAGGACTATGCTCGTTGGTGACAGCAGGAGAACCGAGCCCCACAAGCCCAACCGCTCAACCAAGGGTCCGAGGGCCAAGAGGCAGAAGTCCTACCGCTGA